Proteins from a genomic interval of bacterium:
- a CDS encoding DUF362 domain-containing protein has product MPSRVHLVSCADYERAAVRAAVRQCWQALLPSDFITPGMTVLLKPNVINDMAPDRAVCTHPEVVRAVVELALEAGGEVVVADQPGYALAEEAQGAFEHTGMLQACGDLPVTFELLARSGYEDVAPPQPYRLKSVQYSSRVLRADRVINLGKAKTHNQTLITAAIKNMFGAMAPRQRIEVHLVGRYWALAEAIVDCYAARVPDLNLVDAIDIMEGMGPTQGQPRRMGVVAASTDGVAVDAVMQQAMGYDLKEVATTVAAHNVGLGELGREQIELSGVPPEQVAIRIKRSPVVRLDVAGPFLKLAKGVVTARPIVNRRECRACGACAGICPNGAIAIEDYAQVDCRQCVECFCCMEACPYDAITIKRSPLYAVAQRLQRILSRRA; this is encoded by the coding sequence GGCGTTGCTGCCCTCCGACTTCATCACCCCCGGCATGACCGTGCTGCTCAAGCCCAATGTCATCAATGACATGGCACCCGACCGCGCGGTGTGCACGCACCCCGAGGTCGTACGCGCCGTCGTCGAGCTGGCGCTGGAGGCCGGAGGCGAGGTGGTCGTCGCCGACCAGCCGGGCTACGCGCTGGCCGAAGAGGCGCAGGGGGCGTTCGAGCACACGGGGATGCTCCAGGCCTGCGGCGACCTACCGGTGACCTTCGAACTGCTGGCCCGCAGCGGCTATGAGGACGTCGCGCCGCCGCAGCCCTACCGGCTCAAGAGCGTACAGTACTCCTCACGGGTGCTCCGCGCCGACCGCGTTATCAACCTCGGCAAAGCCAAGACGCACAATCAGACCCTCATCACCGCCGCGATCAAGAACATGTTCGGGGCCATGGCCCCCCGGCAGCGGATCGAGGTGCACCTGGTGGGGCGCTACTGGGCCCTCGCCGAGGCCATCGTGGACTGCTACGCCGCGCGTGTGCCTGACCTGAACCTGGTGGACGCCATTGACATCATGGAGGGTATGGGGCCCACGCAGGGGCAGCCCCGCCGGATGGGTGTGGTGGCCGCCTCGACCGACGGCGTGGCGGTGGATGCCGTCATGCAGCAGGCCATGGGGTATGACCTCAAGGAAGTGGCCACGACGGTGGCCGCCCACAATGTCGGCTTGGGCGAGTTGGGCCGCGAGCAGATCGAGCTGAGCGGCGTGCCCCCCGAGCAGGTGGCCATCCGCATCAAGCGCTCGCCGGTGGTGCGGCTCGATGTCGCCGGACCCTTCCTGAAGCTGGCGAAGGGGGTTGTGACGGCGCGGCCCATCGTCAACCGCCGCGAATGCCGCGCCTGCGGGGCGTGCGCGGGCATCTGCCCCAATGGGGCGATTGCCATCGAGGACTACGCGCAGGTGGACTGTCGCCAGTGCGTGGAATGCTTCTGCTGCATGGAAGCCTGCCCGTACGACGCCATCACGATCAAGCGCTCGCCGCTGTATGCGGTGGCGCAGCGTCTGCAGCGGATACTGAGCCGCCGCGCCTGA